From Micromonospora sp. NBC_01699, a single genomic window includes:
- a CDS encoding HAD family hydrolase, with protein MARTRKVTVSTDAHGHTAGWAATELEAAPAAPPDHHAAAFFDVDNTMMQGASIYWFARGLAARNYFTTTDLARFAWHQLRFRLLATEHAGDMSHAKEAALAFVEGWRVEDVERLTEEIFDELMAPRIWAGTRALAQLHLDAGQRVWLVSAAPVEIGRVIAARLGLTGAIGTVAEIHDGAYTGRLVGDLMHGPAKADAVCQLAAVEQLDLSRCVAYSDSSNDLPMLCAVGRAVAINPDNNLRRASRMRGWEVRDFRTGRKAARIAVPSTVAAGLLAGAVTAGLAMRRRRQGR; from the coding sequence GTGGCCCGGACCCGAAAGGTGACCGTCAGTACGGACGCACACGGTCACACCGCCGGCTGGGCCGCGACGGAGCTGGAGGCGGCCCCGGCCGCGCCCCCCGACCACCACGCCGCCGCCTTCTTCGACGTGGACAACACGATGATGCAGGGCGCCTCCATCTACTGGTTCGCCCGCGGGCTGGCCGCGCGCAACTACTTCACCACCACCGACCTGGCCCGGTTCGCCTGGCACCAGCTGCGGTTCCGGCTGCTCGCCACCGAGCACGCGGGCGACATGTCCCACGCCAAGGAGGCCGCGCTCGCCTTCGTGGAGGGGTGGCGGGTCGAGGACGTCGAGCGGCTCACCGAGGAGATCTTCGACGAGTTGATGGCGCCCCGGATCTGGGCCGGCACCCGCGCCCTGGCGCAGCTGCACCTCGACGCGGGCCAACGGGTGTGGCTGGTCAGCGCGGCTCCGGTGGAGATCGGCCGGGTGATCGCGGCCCGGCTCGGCCTGACCGGTGCGATCGGTACGGTCGCCGAGATCCACGACGGCGCGTACACCGGACGGCTGGTCGGGGACCTGATGCACGGCCCGGCGAAGGCGGACGCGGTGTGCCAGCTCGCCGCGGTGGAGCAGCTGGACCTGTCCCGCTGTGTGGCGTACAGCGACTCCTCGAACGACCTGCCGATGCTCTGCGCGGTCGGCCGGGCGGTGGCGATCAACCCGGACAACAACCTCCGTCGGGCCTCGCGGATGCGGGGCTGGGAGGTGCGGGACTTCCGTACCGGCCGGAAGGCGGCCCGGATCGCCGTACCGTCGACGGTGGCCGCCGGGCTGCTGGCCGGTGCGGTGACCGCCGGGCTCGCGATGCGTCGGCGCCGGCAGGGCCGATGA
- a CDS encoding 30S ribosomal protein bS22, translating into MGSVVKKRRKRMAKKKHRKLLRKTRVQRRKLGK; encoded by the coding sequence ATGGGCTCGGTGGTCAAGAAGCGCCGCAAGCGCATGGCTAAGAAGAAGCACCGCAAGCTGCTGCGTAAGACCCGCGTCCAGCGTCGCAAGCTCGGCAAGTGA
- a CDS encoding ABC transporter permease, which translates to MRLAEGWRVARDALRANRMRSGLTMLGVIIGVAAVVVLVAIGTGAKREVQQQVEGLGSNLLVVVPGRLDLGAAPAVSRLDLSDVAAVSEVVGDAALVTATVASGETVRAGTNSAFSTVQGVLETTQQVFVRELDRGAYLSSSDVDGARRVAVLGSRVASALFGDHEPIGRQVSIASVRFRVIGTFAPLGQSLGLDRDHEVHIPVTAAHRLYGTTRIDGIAVKAPDRERITVLGNLIIGELTTRHPDTEFSAITQEQILGVLGDILGVLTGVLAAIAGVSLLVGGVGVSNIMLVSVRERTREIGLRKAVGARPRDIGLQFLLEAVLLTALGGVSGMGLGIGGALLVAGLSPVPATVTGWSLALAFGVSAAVGIVFGVLPARRAGRLDPVVALRAE; encoded by the coding sequence GTGCGGCTGGCTGAGGGGTGGCGGGTGGCGCGGGACGCGCTGCGGGCCAACCGGATGCGCAGCGGGTTGACCATGCTCGGGGTGATCATCGGCGTGGCCGCGGTGGTGGTGCTGGTGGCCATCGGCACCGGCGCGAAGCGCGAGGTCCAGCAGCAGGTCGAGGGGCTCGGCTCGAATCTGCTGGTGGTGGTGCCCGGTCGGCTCGACCTGGGTGCCGCGCCGGCGGTGTCCCGGCTCGACCTGTCCGACGTGGCCGCGGTTAGCGAGGTGGTCGGCGACGCCGCTCTGGTCACCGCCACGGTCGCCTCCGGCGAGACCGTACGGGCCGGCACCAACTCGGCGTTCAGCACCGTACAGGGCGTGCTGGAGACCACCCAGCAGGTCTTCGTCCGCGAACTCGACCGGGGGGCCTACCTCAGTTCGTCCGATGTGGACGGTGCCCGCCGGGTGGCGGTGCTCGGGTCGCGGGTGGCCAGCGCGCTGTTCGGCGACCACGAGCCGATCGGCCGGCAGGTCTCGATCGCGTCGGTGCGGTTCCGGGTGATCGGCACCTTCGCACCGCTCGGGCAGAGCCTCGGCCTGGACCGGGACCACGAGGTGCACATCCCGGTCACCGCCGCGCACCGGCTCTACGGTACGACGAGGATCGACGGGATAGCGGTGAAAGCGCCGGACCGGGAGCGGATCACCGTACTGGGGAACCTGATTATCGGCGAGTTGACGACCCGGCACCCGGACACCGAGTTCAGCGCGATCACCCAGGAGCAGATCCTCGGCGTACTCGGCGACATCCTCGGTGTGCTGACCGGGGTGCTGGCCGCGATCGCCGGCGTCTCGCTGCTGGTGGGCGGGGTCGGCGTCTCGAACATCATGCTGGTCTCGGTACGCGAACGGACCCGCGAGATCGGGCTGCGCAAGGCGGTCGGTGCCCGACCCCGGGACATCGGTTTGCAGTTTCTGCTGGAGGCGGTGCTGCTGACCGCCCTCGGCGGGGTGAGCGGGATGGGTCTCGGCATCGGCGGGGCGTTGCTGGTGGCCGGACTCAGCCCGGTGCCGGCCACGGTCACCGGTTGGTCGCTGGCACTGGCCTTCGGCGTCTCGGCGGCGGTGGGCATCGTCTTCGGCGTGCTACCGGCCCGGCGCGCCGGGCGACTCGACCCGGTGGTCGCCCTGCGCGCCGAGTGA
- a CDS encoding lysophospholipid acyltransferase family protein has product MSENGRSPAPEPIGAAVPDQPGDVWDRRVASGLAFLRRRLAGQYEIDEFGFDPELTDRVFHPLLRQLYRDWFRTEVTGVENLPVEGAGLVVGNHSGTVALDALILSAVLHDRHPAHRYLRLLGADIVFRMPVVSELARKTGGTMACNPDAERLLGRGELVGVFPEGFKGVGKLYADRYRLQRFGRGGFVSAALRTGTPIIPVAIVGAEETYPMLADIKPLARLLKLPYFPVTPTFPWLGPLGMVPLPSKWLIEFCPPISTEGMADQADDPLVVFNLADQVRETIQQTLHQLLERRPDPFGP; this is encoded by the coding sequence ATGAGTGAGAACGGGCGGTCGCCCGCGCCGGAGCCGATCGGAGCAGCGGTGCCCGACCAGCCGGGTGACGTCTGGGATCGGCGGGTCGCGTCCGGGCTCGCGTTCCTCCGCCGCCGCCTCGCCGGCCAGTACGAGATCGACGAGTTCGGCTTCGACCCCGAGCTGACCGATCGGGTCTTCCACCCGCTGTTGCGCCAGCTCTACCGGGACTGGTTCCGCACCGAGGTCACCGGGGTGGAGAACCTGCCGGTCGAGGGCGCCGGGCTGGTGGTGGGCAACCACTCCGGCACCGTCGCGCTGGACGCGCTGATCCTCTCCGCGGTGCTGCACGACCGGCACCCGGCCCACCGCTACCTGCGCCTGCTCGGGGCCGACATCGTGTTCCGGATGCCGGTCGTCTCCGAACTTGCCCGCAAGACCGGCGGCACGATGGCGTGCAACCCGGACGCCGAGCGGCTGCTCGGCCGGGGTGAGCTGGTCGGGGTGTTCCCCGAGGGCTTCAAGGGCGTCGGCAAGCTCTACGCCGACCGCTACAGGCTGCAACGGTTCGGCCGGGGCGGCTTCGTCTCGGCGGCACTGCGTACCGGCACCCCGATCATCCCGGTGGCGATCGTCGGGGCCGAGGAGACGTACCCGATGCTGGCCGACATCAAGCCGTTGGCCCGACTGCTCAAGCTGCCGTACTTCCCGGTGACGCCGACCTTCCCGTGGCTCGGGCCGCTGGGCATGGTGCCGCTGCCGAGCAAGTGGCTGATCGAGTTCTGCCCGCCGATCTCGACCGAGGGCATGGCCGACCAGGCCGACGACCCGCTGGTCGTGTTCAACCTCGCCGACCAGGTACGCGAGACGATCCAGCAGACCCTGCACCAGTTGCTGGAGCGTCGCCCGGACCCGTTCGGCCCCTGA
- a CDS encoding ABC transporter ATP-binding protein — protein sequence MTGTGTTVGCGVEPAVEAIDVTRTYDLGGGEVAALRGVSLRIAPGDHIAIVGPSGSGKSTLMHLLGGLDRPSAGTLRIGGRDVGTLTAAELADLRNRTIGFVFQSFHLLPRTSAVDNVALPLVYRGLGARQRRALASETLVRVGLGHRLGHRPNQLSGGEQQRVAIARALVTDPAVLLADEPTGNLDSVTGESVLALLEELNAERGVAIVLVTHDRQLAARTRRQIIIRDGRIVEDEPVPVGPVSSPEIVDAAPSAEPRFASGSEPGHPSGGSGGAAGATGRLRPPHPLPTPRRGGST from the coding sequence TTGACCGGCACCGGGACCACCGTCGGGTGCGGGGTCGAACCCGCGGTCGAGGCGATCGACGTGACCCGCACGTACGACCTGGGTGGGGGCGAGGTGGCGGCGCTGCGCGGGGTGTCGCTGCGGATCGCGCCCGGCGACCACATCGCGATCGTCGGGCCGTCCGGATCCGGCAAGTCGACCCTGATGCACCTGCTCGGTGGCCTGGACCGGCCCAGCGCCGGGACGTTGCGTATCGGCGGTCGGGACGTCGGCACGCTGACCGCCGCGGAGTTGGCGGACCTGCGCAACCGGACCATCGGCTTCGTGTTCCAGTCGTTCCACCTGCTGCCCCGCACCAGCGCGGTGGACAACGTGGCGCTGCCCCTGGTCTACCGGGGACTCGGGGCCCGACAGCGGCGCGCACTGGCCAGCGAGACCCTGGTCCGGGTCGGTCTCGGGCACCGGCTCGGGCACCGGCCGAACCAGCTCTCCGGCGGTGAGCAGCAACGGGTGGCGATCGCTCGGGCGCTGGTCACCGACCCGGCCGTCCTGCTGGCCGACGAGCCGACCGGCAACCTCGACAGTGTCACCGGCGAATCCGTACTCGCCCTGTTGGAGGAGCTGAACGCCGAACGCGGGGTGGCGATCGTGCTGGTGACCCACGACCGACAGCTGGCGGCCCGTACGCGACGACAGATCATCATCCGGGACGGCCGGATCGTCGAGGACGAGCCCGTGCCGGTGGGGCCGGTTTCCTCACCTGAGATAGTGGACGCCGCTCCCAGCGCGGAGCCCCGGTTCGCGTCCGGAAGCGAGCCGGGGCACCCGTCCGGTGGCTCCGGTGGCGCCGCCGGAGCCACCGGGCGCCTTCGCCCGCCGCATCCCCTGCCCACGCCCCGCCGGGGCGGCAGCACATGA
- a CDS encoding NAD-dependent epimerase/dehydratase family protein, with product MTPGRTSGAPGVVVVTGVSRYLGAHVAARLAADPRIARVVGLDAADPSAELAPLLDGVDRVRADAASVGTVIDDLAADSVVHLALVTAPDQQHGGRAAMKEQNVIGTMQLLAACQRAPRLRRLVVRSSTAAYGASFRDPAVFTEETEPHAVPRGGFARDILDIEGYVRGFRRRRPDVTATVLRFAPFIGSTADTTLTRYFAQRVVPTVLGRDPRLQFLHIEDALEVLHRSVTEEHGGTYNVAGPGVLALSQAIRRSGRVAVPVLEPGLSGAAGIARTLGFGRYGLDQVDLFVHGRVVDTTRLTTEYGFTPRSTAAAFDDFVGGHTDRTVVRADQLAAAERAILDGIRQVRAAVANSPGPANTGE from the coding sequence ATGACCCCCGGCCGCACCTCGGGTGCACCGGGGGTTGTCGTGGTCACCGGGGTCAGTCGCTACCTCGGCGCCCACGTCGCCGCCCGCCTCGCCGCCGATCCCCGGATCGCGCGGGTGGTCGGGCTGGACGCCGCCGACCCGTCCGCCGAACTGGCCCCGCTACTCGACGGAGTCGACCGGGTACGGGCCGACGCGGCGTCGGTGGGCACCGTCATCGACGACCTGGCCGCCGACTCGGTGGTCCACCTCGCGCTGGTGACCGCCCCCGACCAGCAGCACGGTGGGCGGGCGGCAATGAAGGAACAGAACGTCATCGGCACCATGCAGCTGCTCGCCGCGTGCCAACGCGCGCCCCGGCTGCGTCGGTTGGTGGTCCGTTCCTCCACCGCCGCGTACGGGGCGTCGTTTCGCGACCCGGCGGTCTTCACCGAGGAGACCGAACCGCACGCGGTGCCGCGCGGCGGATTCGCCCGCGACATCCTCGACATCGAGGGCTACGTCCGCGGCTTCCGCCGTCGCCGGCCCGACGTCACCGCGACCGTGTTGCGCTTCGCCCCGTTCATCGGCTCCACCGCCGACACCACGCTGACCCGCTACTTCGCCCAGCGGGTCGTACCGACGGTGCTCGGGCGGGACCCGCGACTTCAGTTCCTGCACATCGAGGACGCACTCGAAGTCCTGCACCGGTCGGTGACCGAGGAGCACGGCGGCACGTACAACGTCGCCGGTCCGGGCGTACTCGCCCTGTCCCAGGCGATCCGGCGGTCCGGGCGGGTCGCCGTACCCGTGCTTGAACCCGGCCTGTCCGGCGCGGCCGGAATCGCCCGCACGCTGGGCTTCGGACGCTACGGCCTGGACCAGGTCGACCTGTTCGTGCACGGCCGGGTGGTCGACACGACCAGGCTCACCACCGAGTACGGCTTCACCCCGCGCTCCACCGCCGCCGCGTTCGACGACTTCGTCGGCGGACACACCGACCGAACGGTGGTCCGGGCCGACCAGCTCGCCGCCGCCGAACGGGCGATCCTGGACGGCATCCGCCAGGTACGCGCTGCGGTGGCCAATTCCCCCGGACCAGCGAACACCGGTGAGTGA
- a CDS encoding helix-turn-helix domain-containing protein — protein sequence MTGSPQSDARLSEVRFLTVAEVATLMRVSKMTVYRLVHSGELTAVRVGRSFRVPEHAVHEYLRGAFQETA from the coding sequence ATGACGGGATCACCACAGTCCGACGCTCGGCTGTCGGAGGTCAGGTTCCTGACCGTCGCCGAGGTGGCGACTCTGATGCGGGTTTCGAAGATGACCGTCTATCGGCTGGTGCACTCCGGTGAACTCACCGCGGTCCGGGTCGGTCGGTCGTTCCGGGTGCCCGAGCACGCGGTGCACGAGTACCTGCGCGGGGCGTTCCAAGAAACGGCCTGA
- a CDS encoding efflux RND transporter periplasmic adaptor subunit yields MSRVPSPPVYAASRPLLSVLVVGSVVLVGLGAAACGDDPAPVALGSAARASVAELVDAPASVTARAVATLSAPADGVLTDLRVSPGDTVTAGQTLAVIDSSTARSRLDQAKQALDAAKRAGRTGGGGLRRADLKRSQRATDQAAARAFAAARDAARKITDPALRDAQLNQVRAAQQQYATAARAADQAVRAAQRGVAQLDAAVGALGAAQRIQAQQAYDLAKSTVDALTLRAPVGGVIQLGGTADGTGPADALTGLLGAAGITGGIGGAGGPGALAGPAMPGVDPAVPVGGRVSAGTPIMTVVDLAELGLVAEVDETDVLLVAPGVAATVEFDAATGATYDARVRAVDVLPAAGARAGVGYQVRLVLAEGRYPDGRPAPTPRPGMSAIAHLRVRQADDAVTVPATAVFSTQGRDNVWLVRAGRAVRVPVTVGVQGTELVQILDGVQAGQQLVVGDTDRIRTGQQIP; encoded by the coding sequence GTGAGTCGCGTTCCGTCGCCGCCCGTGTACGCAGCGTCGCGGCCCCTGCTGTCCGTCCTTGTCGTCGGCTCGGTCGTCCTGGTCGGCCTCGGTGCGGCCGCCTGCGGCGACGACCCCGCCCCGGTCGCGCTCGGCAGCGCGGCGCGGGCCAGCGTCGCGGAACTGGTCGACGCCCCGGCCAGCGTCACCGCCCGCGCGGTGGCGACCCTCAGCGCGCCCGCCGACGGCGTCCTGACCGACCTGCGGGTCAGCCCCGGCGACACCGTCACCGCCGGCCAGACCCTCGCCGTGATCGACTCGTCGACCGCCCGAAGTCGGCTCGACCAGGCAAAACAGGCCCTCGACGCGGCCAAACGGGCGGGCCGCACCGGTGGCGGTGGCCTGCGGCGGGCCGACCTCAAACGGAGCCAGCGGGCCACCGACCAGGCCGCTGCCCGCGCGTTCGCCGCCGCCCGGGACGCCGCCCGGAAGATCACCGATCCTGCACTCCGGGATGCCCAACTCAACCAGGTCCGTGCCGCGCAACAGCAGTACGCCACCGCCGCCCGCGCCGCCGACCAGGCCGTACGGGCCGCCCAGCGGGGCGTCGCCCAACTCGACGCGGCGGTCGGCGCGCTCGGCGCCGCCCAGCGGATCCAGGCCCAGCAGGCGTACGACCTGGCGAAGTCGACGGTCGACGCGCTCACCCTGCGGGCGCCGGTCGGCGGAGTGATCCAGCTGGGTGGCACCGCCGACGGCACCGGACCGGCCGACGCGCTCACCGGACTGCTCGGCGCGGCCGGCATCACCGGCGGTATCGGGGGAGCCGGCGGCCCCGGCGCACTGGCCGGCCCGGCGATGCCCGGCGTCGATCCAGCCGTGCCGGTGGGCGGCCGGGTCAGCGCCGGTACCCCGATCATGACCGTCGTCGACCTCGCCGAACTGGGACTGGTCGCCGAGGTGGACGAGACAGATGTACTGCTCGTCGCGCCCGGAGTCGCGGCGACCGTTGAGTTCGACGCCGCCACCGGCGCCACGTACGACGCCCGGGTGCGTGCCGTCGACGTACTGCCGGCCGCCGGAGCGCGGGCCGGCGTCGGCTACCAGGTCCGGCTCGTGCTGGCCGAGGGGCGCTACCCCGACGGACGCCCCGCCCCCACGCCCCGGCCCGGCATGAGCGCAATCGCCCACCTGCGGGTACGTCAGGCCGACGACGCGGTGACCGTACCCGCCACCGCCGTCTTCTCCACCCAGGGGCGGGACAACGTCTGGCTGGTCCGCGCCGGCCGAGCCGTCCGGGTGCCGGTGACCGTCGGCGTCCAGGGGACCGAACTGGTGCAGATCCTCGACGGGGTGCAGGCCGGACAACAACTCGTCGTCGGTGACACCGACCGGATCCGTACCGGACAGCAGATCCCTTGA